A region of the Hypnocyclicus thermotrophus genome:
ATTTCTTTTGCCATATCTGTATCTCTTATTCTACTTTCTGCTGCTTGTAAGTTCTCACTTGCTACTGATAAGTTATTTATTGTATGTTCTAATCTGTTTTGCATTGCTCCATATTTTGCTCTTTCTGCTGATACTTGTTCAATAGCATCGTTTATTACTGTTATTGCTTTTTCTGCACTTTTTGATGTTCCTACATCTAACGCTGTATCTCTTGTAGCTACTGTTCTTGTATTTCCTTCTGCATCTGTTATTGTTCTTTTTCCAGCTACTCCTAATGAAGCTGCTCCCATATCTCTAAATGTAAGTTCTACTGTTTGATGCTCATTTGCTCCTACTTGAAATCTTAATCCTTTATCTTTAAACTCGCCAGTTAATAGTTTTTTTGTATTGAATTCTGTTGTTGTTGATATTCTATCTATTTCCTGTCTAAGTCTATCCATTTCTTTTTGGATTTGACCTCTATCAGAGTCAGTATTTGTATCATTTGATGATTGTACTGCAAGTTCTCTCATTCTTTGTAATATTGAATGAGTTTCATTCAATGCTCCTTTTGCTGTTTGTATTAACGATATCGCATCTTGCGAGTTTTTAGTGGCCATATTAAGTCCTTTTATTTGACCTCTCATTTTTTCTGATATTGCTAATCCTGCAGCGTCATCTCCAGCTCTATTTATTCTTAAACCTGAAGATAGTTTTTCCATTGTTTTTTCTACTCTGTTATTTACTCCTGTTACATTTCTATAAGAATTTAATGCTACTATGTTATGATTGATTATCATATAAATCATCCTCCTTGATTTTTAATTGTTTTTGCTTCCTTGCTATGATATCCCGGGATTATAT
Encoded here:
- the hag gene encoding flagellin Hag; this translates as MIINHNIVALNSYRNVTGVNNRVEKTMEKLSSGLRINRAGDDAAGLAISEKMRGQIKGLNMATKNSQDAISLIQTAKGALNETHSILQRMRELAVQSSNDTNTDSDRGQIQKEMDRLRQEIDRISTTTEFNTKKLLTGEFKDKGLRFQVGANEHQTVELTFRDMGAASLGVAGKRTITDAEGNTRTVATRDTALDVGTSKSAEKAITVINDAIEQVSAERAKYGAMQNRLEHTINNLSVASENLQAAESRIRDTDMAKEMVELSKDKIISQSGTAMLAQANTQPQSVLQLLR